ATCAACAGCTCGACCCCCTGGTGCGAAAAGCCCTGCGGGCCGATCCGGACAACCGGCTGCTGGAACAGCTGGCCCGCTGCGCCGTCGATTATCACTGCTTCGCTGCCAAAAACCTCTTTTTCCGGCGCTGGGAAGCCCCGCTTCCCACCTCGCCGGTGTGCAACGCCCACTGTCTCGGCTGCATCTCCCTGCAGGAGGCGCCTGACTGCTGCCCATCCAGCCAGGAGAGGATCACCTTCGTGCCGACCGTCGACGAACTGGCCGGTATCGCCGTGCCCCATCTGAAAACGGCGGAAAAGGCCATCGTGTCCTTCGGACAGGGGTGCGAGGGCGATCCGATACTCCAGGCCGATACCATCTGCGCCGCAGTTCGTACCATGCGCAGCCGGACCTCCCGGGGGACCATCAATTTCAACAGCAATGCGTCCGATCCGGATGCCGTCGAACGGCTGGCTGAAGCCGGGATAGATTCGATAAGGGTATCGATGAGTTCGGTTCAGGAGCGGTTTTATCGGGCCTACCACCGGCCCTGCGGATTCGGGTTTGCGGATGTCATCGAATCGATCCGCCGCGCTAAAAGGGCCGGGCTGTTCACCATGCTCAATTATCTAATATTTCCCGGTCTCACAGATCGTGCCGACGAGGTCGAGGCCCTGCTCGCCCTGGTGGAAGAAACGGGAGTCGACCTGATTCAGATGCGCAACCTGAGCATCGACCCGGAGCTGTATTGGCGGGCGATGGGATGTGAAGGGGAGGGAATGGGAATGGTCGAAATGATGGCCCGGGTCAAGGCACGGATACCGCGGCTGCAGTACGGCTATTTCAATCGTACCCGTGAAAATTTCTTTCCGGAAGGCTTCGAGCAGGACTGGCCCCTCGCCCCCTGAATTGGCAAATTTCCCCTGCCCTGGTAAGAGGGGGCTTTGGGGAAGGGGGTTTTCGGCTCCATCACCCTCATTCCGTCCCTCTCCCGCCGGGAGGGGGTCAGGCAACCCAGGCAATGAGCCTGATAACCACCAGAGTATTCTATGCAAATCTACCGGCCCAAATCCTTCCTGGCTCTGGTGCTGATCGGCTTTGCCGTCGTGGCCACCCCCCTGCTGCTGGCACTGGTCAACGCAGAATTTTTCATGGGGCGCCTTGCCGACCGGAGCAGTCAGGCCATCTACCGGTCGATCGATGTCATTCAGGCCAGCCGCAGCCTGGTTGAGGACCTGGTCGGATTGGAGCGGCGGGCCCGCCAGTATCAGGTCTTGCGAGAGCCTGAGCTGCTTGGGGATCTGGAGCAGACGCACGAGCGACTCGGGCAGACTCTGGAGCATCTTCTGACCCTTCCGCTGGATGAAGACCAGAAGGATCTTCTGCGAAAAATCCGTCAGGAGGAGGACATTCTTTTCCAGAGCCTGCAGTCTCCCCCCTCCAACGGGGAGGAGGTCGACAGCTTGTGGCTGGAAAAATTTGCCATACTCCACAATCTGGCCCGGCAGATTTACGACAACAGCCAGAAACTGATCGTGCAGGAGGTCGAGGCGGTTCAGGAAGCGACCACCCGCGCAAGAAAAATCCTGATCTGGCTGCCTCCCGCTCTGATCCCCCTGACGGTGGCCTTTGTCGTGGTTTTCACGCTGCTGATTGCCAAGCCGATCCGGCAGATCAATCAGGGGATCAACCGTCTCGGGGAAGGCGATTTCAAGTCGCCGATCCGGGTTTCCGGGCCGAGAGACCTCGAATTTCTCGGCCGTAGGCTCGATTGGCTGCGGCTGCGCCTGGGAGAAGTGGAGCGGGAAAAAAGCAGGTTCGTCGCCCATGTGTCCCATGAGTTGAAGACCCCTCTGGCTTCGATCCGGGAAGGATCACAGCTTTTGGTGGAGGAGGCGGTAGGGCCTCTGAGTGAGCAGCAGCGGGAAGTGGCAGGAATTCTTCAGAAAAACAGCCTGCAGTTGCAGAAACTGATCGACAATCTGCTCGGATTCAGCAGGAGCCAGGCCCGCATCGCCCCGTTCCAGCCGGTCACCGTGGACCTTTGCCGGTTGGCGGAAATGGCCATAGCCGACCATCGGGCGGCGATCATGAAGAAGGATCTCGACCTGGAGCTGATTTTAAATCCGGTTCAACTGCCCGGCGATCCGGAAAGGTTGCGAATCGTGGTGGACAACCTGCTGTCCAATGCCGTAAAGTTCGCACCCCAGGAAGGAAAGATCATTTTGACGACCCGAAGCGAAGGACGATCCGCCATTATCGAGGTGGCCGACAGCGGGCCAGGCATTGCCGAGGAAGAACGGGAAATTATCTATCAGCCTTTTTATCAGGGCCGTACACCCTTTGTCGGGCCGGTGAAGGGAACCGGACTTGGGCTGTCCATCGTGAGGGAATACGTGAGGGATCACGGGGGGAAGGTCGAGCAGGTTTCCAGTTCCCTCGGGGGGGCCTGTTTCCGGGTGTCCCTTCCTCTTGGCGAAGGTCATGAAACATCGAGAAAGGTCGAATCGTGTTGAAAGGAAGATATTGGAAATATGTGGCCGCTCTGTCGCTGGCGGGCGCACTGGTTTTGTCGGCATGCGCCGGATCCCGCTGCTGGAAAGAGCCGGTTCTGCCCTTCATCGAAAGCAAGCCCGATGCATCGGATTTGCTGACCGAGTGCCGGCGAGCGGCTACTCTGTCCAAGGAGGAACAGGAAGTTCTGTTGAAGAAACTCCGCAGCGATTATGAAAAGAAAAAAGATCCTGAAACCCGGTTTCAACTCGTCTGTCTGGCGCTTCAGCCCGACCGGGCCCATCAGGACCGCGTGTGGGCCCGGGATTTGTTGAAAACCTATCTGGCACAGAAAGACACCGAGGAGGACCTGGCCGCTTTGGCCTGGTGGCTCGAAATCCTGGTCAACCGGAATCTGGTTATCCAACAGAAACTGGACGAGGAGCGCAAGCGGGCCGATACCTTGGCAGGAAAATTGAAAGCGCTGGAAAATATCGAAAAAATCATTCGCAAAAGGGAAGAGGGGGGATTGACTCCTCCCACGGAATAGACACATGAAACAGGAAAAAAAATACCGTATCCTGCTGGTGGACGACGATGCCGACCTTCTGCGCCTGTTGTCCATCCGCCTGGGAAACGCCGGCTACGAGGTGCATACCGCAGAAAGCGGCGAGGAAGCGATGGCCCGTTTGTCGGTCGTGCGGCCCCATCTGGTTATTTCCGATCTCTGCATGGAGGGCATGGACGGCATGGCATTGTTCGACGCCGTTCGACAGGTCCACGCTTCCCTGCCGGTGATCATCCTGACTGCTCACGGCTCGATTCCCGACGCTGTGGATGCGACCCGCCGGGGGGTTTTCACCTTTCTGACCAAGCCCCTCGACAGCAAGGATCTGCTCAGGGAGATCGAGCGGGCGCTGAATATCAGCGGCGCCGTCGCCGTTCGTGAGGAAAGCGGACAGGATGAGTCGTGGAAGGGTGACATCATCAGCCAGAGCCCGATCATGGCCGACCTGCTGGACAAGGCCAGGCTGGCTGCGGAGAGCGGTTCGGCCGTCCTGATCCGGGGAGAAAGCGGGACCGGCAAGGAAATGCTGGCCAAGGCCATACATCGTGCCAGTTTCCGGGCCGGCCAACCCTTCGTGGCTGTCAACTGCGGAGCGATACCCGATACCCTTCTCGAATCAGAGCTTTTCGGCCATTCCAAAGGGGCCTTTACCGGTGCTCTCAAGGACTATCCCGGATTGTTCCGCTCCGCCCATGGCGGCACCCTGTTTCTGGATGAAATCGGCGACATGCCCCTCGCACTGCAGGTCAAGCTGCTTCGCGTGTTGCAGGAAAAACGGATGCGTCCGGTCGGCTCGGTGGAGAACATCGAAACCGACGTCCGGATCATTTCCGCCACCCATCGCCGCCTCGAAGAGGAAATTGCTGCCGGGAAGTTCCGCGAGGACCTCTACTACCGGTTGAACGTTGTTTCCCTCGAATTGCCCAGCCTCGCCAATCGACGGGAGGATATCCCCCTGCTTTCTCAACACTTTCTGCGGGAACTGGTCAAAAAGTCAGGGAAAAAGCTGGTCGGTTTCGCCCCTGAAGCCATGGAGCTGCTGCTCAATGCTTCCTGGCCAGGGAACGTCAGGCAGCTTTACAATGTTGTCGAACAGGCTGTAGCCCTGTCGACGACCCCGATTATTTCATTAACGCTGCTTTCCGACGCCATTCATGAAAACAGGGAGAATATTCCGTCCTTTAGCGAAGCCCGGCGCAAGTTTGAACAGGAATACCTTGTGCGCTTGATGAAAATTACCGGCGGCAATGTGACCCATGCCGCCCGCCTTGCCGGCCGCAACCGGACAGAATTCTACAAACTTCTGCGCCGCCACCACATTCTCCCCACCCTTTTCAAGGCCTCAAGCGCCTGAAACAGAATTAACTGTCGCCGATAAGCGACACTTGGTTTCATCCGCGCCCGGCCGCTTTTGGGCATCCGCTGCGCAAACCGTAAATGGTTCATATCGCGAAGATTTTGATCCCTGGGCCAACTTGAAGTCTGCAATTATCGAAAATTTGCTTCGATTTCCTATTTCTCCCGTCACAATTTTGCAACTCCGGCAGACTCCTGAGTCGAACCAGCGTTTGTTCTCGGTCGCCTCAAGGTGACATTTTTTTTGATCCAAGGCTAGGGGATGGCGCAGTTTTCCGTTCCAAGGCTTCAAGTTCCGGATTCCTGTAAATAAATTTGATGGCATGGACATTGCTATATAAATCTCGGTCGTTGCCTGGAAAATTTCCGTTCAGGCGTTATTCATACTGCTGCGGGAGGTTGGTTGGATGTCTACTGTTCCTTATGAAGAAAAAGAAGGTCTCAAGAGTCCTTATCGGACATTGTTGATCCTGTTCTGGGGAATGCTCATGGCCCTTGCGGCTCTGGCAGGACAGATGAGTGGATCCGATGATTTTCTGCCTGGCCAGTCGTCGGTTGCCGCGGGAAACCGCCCCCGCCTGGAAAAGGCTCAGACCCTGCAGGAAAAGCCCGCCCGCACAATGCCCTTTTCAGGGTATTAAATTATCGAGGCTTTCTATATAATCCTGGCTGAAGAGTAAACCACAGAAGATCTTGCGGCTTATAACTTTCTCCCCAAGAATATCCGGATTTGCCCCCGGTAAGGAGGTTCACATCAATGCGTTTGGTTCTGTCCTGCTGTTTTCTGGTCTCGTTGCTGTTTCTCCCGATCAGCCAGTCCCTGGCGGCAACTCAATATGTTTCGGATGAGATTACGATCCTCCTTCGGCGCGGTCCCGGAACGGAATACAAGATTCTCAAGACCCTGCAGACCGGAGCCAGCGTGGAGGTTCTGGAGGAGGGGAGCCAGTACTTTCTTGTCCGGTCTCAGGACGGTACCGAGGGTTATGTGCTGCGTCAGTATCTGACCACGGAACTGCCCAAATCGATGGTCATCGCCCGTTTGAATGAGGAAAAGGAGCGCTTGCAAAGCACTATAGACGACATTAAAAGGGGAGCCGGCACCTGGGTCGATGAGAAACAGGAGCTGCAGCGGCAACTCGTCGAACTGCAGCAATCTTTCGAGAGCGAGAAGAACAAGCGATTGGAGGTAACCCGGAGCTACGAAAGCCTGCAGGCGGGAGCGCGCAACGTGACCGAGCTTGTCAGCGAACGGGATCGGCTGCAGGCGGAAACGGAACGACAAGCCGAGGAATTGAAGAAGCTGCGCCAGGAAAACGAGAGCATGCTGCGCAGGGCCATGGTCAACTGGTTTCTTGCCGGAGCAGGCGTGCTGTTTGTCGGCTGGTTCATGGGCAAGCGGTCCCGCCCGAAAAAGCGCGGCTTCTGACCTGGAAAACTAAGGAAAGACGCATTATCAAAGGGGGACCTCCTTCGGGAGGTCCCCCTTTTTTTAACGGCACCAGGCACAAAGACCGGGCGGGTTTGATCCGGCTGTTTTTTATGAGAGACGTTCGTCCCTGTGCCTGACGGCATCGTCAATGAAGCCGGCAAAATCCAATTCCAGTCCGCGATACTGGCGCATCAGCTCGTGGAAGCCCCTTGCCAGGGGAGTGGGGCGGGACATGCGGGCGTCGATGCGGCACAGAATTCCGTCCAGTGTGGCGGTTTCCCCGGACGCAACCAGCCAGTCGGCGGCCACCATGCGGGGTGCAACCTTCTGCAGGGCGGCGGGCAGAACAGGCCGGTGCTCCGCCAATAGCCGGTAAATCTCCTCAGCGAAGATTTTCAGGGGAATTTTCGAATAAGAGGGCCAGTTTTTGGCCAGAAAGTGGTCATAGACCACGTCAACCATGATGCTCCGAAAATGACGGAAGGACGGGCAGAGTCTCTGCCTGCTGTGACGAAACCTGGCGTTGGTCTGGGCAAAGCGGTCCAGCTGGCGGTGCTGCTCCAGGCCCCGCCGGATTTCGGGGGGATAACGGTCATCCAGCGGGCCTTTGACGAAATCCCCCATCAGGGCGCCGAGCCGGCAGCCGGGTGTGGCGTCGGCGAGGTAGAGGTGAACAAGATGGTTCATGTTTTCAGCACTGGTGCCGCACCTGTTTAAACCCCATCTTCAGTTTTCGACCTTTTCCTCAGGCGCTAACGACTCGATTTCCGCCTGCCTGGCCAGGGCTTTGCGCGTTTCCGGAGCCACCGGGTTTTCCAGCTGTGCCAGCAAGGGTTGGATGGAGGCTTTATAGGCCTTCATGTTGGCCTTCGAAATGGGGGCATCTGGGGTTTTTTTCAGTTTGTTCGGGTTGATGGGCTTGCCGTTCTTGGTCATGCGGAAGCACAGGTGAGGACCGGTCGCCAGGCCGGTGCTGCCCACGTATCCGATGATCTGGCCCTGGGCGACCCTTTTCCCCGTCTTCATGTTTCTGGCAAAGCGGCTCATGTGC
This portion of the Syntrophotaleaceae bacterium genome encodes:
- a CDS encoding radical SAM protein — its product is MPPGKTILAVLADDRGEVFEHPDMLMLGMNGLSARLPRSEELIPLPEGSRLFTIPGTPPLGYDPGQKRSVAIVKLPRRLGGGRAQAVSAFLTPGFTRTLLPAADYRRKQVQLPLWAYTAVGWCLEEERFYAAAVRVDRNTQWQPDHFDDQQLDPLVRKALRADPDNRLLEQLARCAVDYHCFAAKNLFFRRWEAPLPTSPVCNAHCLGCISLQEAPDCCPSSQERITFVPTVDELAGIAVPHLKTAEKAIVSFGQGCEGDPILQADTICAAVRTMRSRTSRGTINFNSNASDPDAVERLAEAGIDSIRVSMSSVQERFYRAYHRPCGFGFADVIESIRRAKRAGLFTMLNYLIFPGLTDRADEVEALLALVEETGVDLIQMRNLSIDPELYWRAMGCEGEGMGMVEMMARVKARIPRLQYGYFNRTRENFFPEGFEQDWPLAP
- a CDS encoding ATP-binding protein, whose amino-acid sequence is MQIYRPKSFLALVLIGFAVVATPLLLALVNAEFFMGRLADRSSQAIYRSIDVIQASRSLVEDLVGLERRARQYQVLREPELLGDLEQTHERLGQTLEHLLTLPLDEDQKDLLRKIRQEEDILFQSLQSPPSNGEEVDSLWLEKFAILHNLARQIYDNSQKLIVQEVEAVQEATTRARKILIWLPPALIPLTVAFVVVFTLLIAKPIRQINQGINRLGEGDFKSPIRVSGPRDLEFLGRRLDWLRLRLGEVEREKSRFVAHVSHELKTPLASIREGSQLLVEEAVGPLSEQQREVAGILQKNSLQLQKLIDNLLGFSRSQARIAPFQPVTVDLCRLAEMAIADHRAAIMKKDLDLELILNPVQLPGDPERLRIVVDNLLSNAVKFAPQEGKIILTTRSEGRSAIIEVADSGPGIAEEEREIIYQPFYQGRTPFVGPVKGTGLGLSIVREYVRDHGGKVEQVSSSLGGACFRVSLPLGEGHETSRKVESC
- a CDS encoding sigma 54-interacting transcriptional regulator, producing the protein MKQEKKYRILLVDDDADLLRLLSIRLGNAGYEVHTAESGEEAMARLSVVRPHLVISDLCMEGMDGMALFDAVRQVHASLPVIILTAHGSIPDAVDATRRGVFTFLTKPLDSKDLLREIERALNISGAVAVREESGQDESWKGDIISQSPIMADLLDKARLAAESGSAVLIRGESGTGKEMLAKAIHRASFRAGQPFVAVNCGAIPDTLLESELFGHSKGAFTGALKDYPGLFRSAHGGTLFLDEIGDMPLALQVKLLRVLQEKRMRPVGSVENIETDVRIISATHRRLEEEIAAGKFREDLYYRLNVVSLELPSLANRREDIPLLSQHFLRELVKKSGKKLVGFAPEAMELLLNASWPGNVRQLYNVVEQAVALSTTPIISLTLLSDAIHENRENIPSFSEARRKFEQEYLVRLMKITGGNVTHAARLAGRNRTEFYKLLRRHHILPTLFKASSA
- a CDS encoding TIGR04211 family SH3 domain-containing protein, producing the protein MRLVLSCCFLVSLLFLPISQSLAATQYVSDEITILLRRGPGTEYKILKTLQTGASVEVLEEGSQYFLVRSQDGTEGYVLRQYLTTELPKSMVIARLNEEKERLQSTIDDIKRGAGTWVDEKQELQRQLVELQQSFESEKNKRLEVTRSYESLQAGARNVTELVSERDRLQAETERQAEELKKLRQENESMLRRAMVNWFLAGAGVLFVGWFMGKRSRPKKRGF
- a CDS encoding ACP phosphodiesterase, with the translated sequence MNHLVHLYLADATPGCRLGALMGDFVKGPLDDRYPPEIRRGLEQHRQLDRFAQTNARFRHSRQRLCPSFRHFRSIMVDVVYDHFLAKNWPSYSKIPLKIFAEEIYRLLAEHRPVLPAALQKVAPRMVAADWLVASGETATLDGILCRIDARMSRPTPLARGFHELMRQYRGLELDFAGFIDDAVRHRDERLS